aatttatgttatactataatataaattttaacaacaaacttacaagatcttttttttaactcttttcTAGTttcaaaaagcatttttttcaattcttcctTTGTTGGACTATGATCCTGCAAAAGGTATTtcaaatcatatttaattcatattattattgattgaaataatattctgatttaaattatgcatttttgaaataccatttttttattatcttgcgAAATATTGTAATCATCAATCATTGTACTTGAACTTGATAAATCAATCGTACTGTTAACAATatgattattgttaataacattattatcagGCAATTCTGAATTAGTATATTTATTCAGTACATCAAAAACTGCAGAATTTGATGTCTTCTGTATTTCTTTTAAGACCTAAGATTTCAAtagacaatttataaataacaatataaacaatatgaaaaaaatatgtattaaaaaaaattataatttacctttttagtattatttttgcttttagtATTAGCTGCTTTTGGTGTTATAGATGAAGAGTACAATGATTTTACTTCCTTTCTTTTGCGAAGAgacatttctcttttatttaattctttattttttttagctttttcCAATTTAAACATATCGAGACGTTTTTccatataacatttattatctgcaataattttttaaaagttattaaaaattgcacacaatataatgaaatcattttctaatctataaaatttctttatcaataAAAGCATTTTTGAGCGTTGTAATTGAGTTATTTATAGTGAATAACAATTTCTACACAATagatgtatattataatttaacctTACCTGAATGATCTATTACTCTTCCagtatattctttattattataagtaaatatCACTTCATCAcctttcttaatattttcttcatcatAAATAACATTCTCATTTTCTACTAAACAGTGGGAATTGTCACTAGCACAGtacaaaagaaacattttcaacaaataattttcacaaaatattaaaaaggtCGAGATAGTCTCACACACTATGTGCCGTATCGTTATATTACACTTTGCGATTTAGTCTACTCTTGGCTATGTTTCCAGCAGtgataatgaataaaaacatataatattatgtacacATATCTTTCTAACAAATGGTAGAAGTGGTAAGActgttgagaaaaaattaatgcgcaGCATATTACTCAATCGAGAACCGTGTACACATGCCTGCGCCGCTCTGCGTCTGCGTTCGCGGTTTTCGATTGTTTACGCCAGCGCGTGATTCTGTCTTATTTCAATACATGTCAATACTTGTCATTTTAAGGTTAGATTTCCACacgatagaaaattataataatagtacaCGCAAGAAATCATTTAACGCTATTAATTTGAAGAGCCCCAGATGGACAGtgtaaaacaatgtaaaattagCAGTAGAAAATTGGAATAAGAAATGGCCAATGTgtgtgaatatatatttccacgaaaaagatataaattatgggaagaaaatataaatgtctaCTTATATTATCTAACGCCGCAATATCATCTTCATAATCATGATTATCATCgacaaaataattagattCATAAATTTCATTGTCGGATATCTCATCTGTACAAATATCGCTACTtctgcttaaataattattctcacGGCTTATATTCAAAgattgtgtaaaattttgttccgttttatttgtttccgTTTCATTAGTATCATTGTCACCTTCATCCATACAAGGAAttgataatgcaatttttttatcccaTCGTTGACGGTTTCTAACAGGAAtctatttgcataaaaatttcaaatatattttaatgtttatctttcatatataataatcatatagaaaatataaaaataattttctatacatACCgagacatttatattttcttcccataatttatatctttttcgtggaaatatatattcacacACATTGGCCATTTCTTATTCCAATTTTCTACTGctaattttacattgttttacaCTGTCCATCTGGGGCTCTTCAAATTAATAGCGTTAAATGATTTCTTGCGtgtactattattataattttctatcgtGTGGAAATCTAACCTTAAAATGACAAGTATTGACATGTATTGAAATAAGACAGAATCACGCGCTGGCGTAAACAATCGAAAACCGCGAACGCAGACGCAAAGCGGCGCAGGCATGTGTACACGGTTCTCGATTGAGTAATATGCtgcgcattaattttttctcaacagTCTTACCACTTCTACCATTTGTTAGAAAGATATgtgtacataatattatatgtttttattcattatcaCTGCTGGAAACATAGCCAAGAGTAGACTAAATCGCAAAGTGTAATATAACGATACGGCACATAGTGTGTGAGACTATCTCGacctttttaatattttgtgaaaattatttgttgaaaatgtttcttttgtaCTGTGCTAGTGACAATTCCCACTGTTTAGTAGAAAATGAGAATGTTATTTatgatgaagaaaatattaagaaaggTGATGAAGTGatatttacttataataataaagaatatactGGAAGAGTAATAGATCATTCAGGTAAGgttgaattataatatacatctATTGTGTAGAAATTGTTATTCACTATAAATAACTCAATTACAACGCTCAAAAATGCTTTtattgataaagaaattttatagattagaaaatgatttcattatattgtgtgcaatttttaataacttttaaaaaattattgcagataataaatgttatatggAAAAACGTCTCGATATGTTTAAATTGgaaaaagctaaaaaaaataaagaattaaataaaagagaaatgtcTCTTCGCAAAAGAAAGGAAGTAAAATCATTGTACTCTTCATCTATAACACCAAAAGCAGCTAATactaaaagcaaaaataatactaaaaaggtaaattataattttttttaatacatatttttttcatattgtttatattgttatttataaattgtctaTTGAAATCTTAGGTCTTAAAAGAAATACAGAAGACATCAAATTCTGCAGTTTTTGATGTACTGAATAAATATACTAATTCAGAATTGCctgataataatgttattaacaataatcatATTGTTAACAGTACGATTGATTTATCAAGTTCAAGTACAATGATTGATGATTACAATATTTCGcaagataataaaagaatggtatttcaaaaatgcataatttaaatcagaatattatttcaatcaataataatatgaattaaatatgatttgaAATACCTTTACAGGATCATAGTCCAACAAaggaagaattgaaaaaaatgctttttgaaACTAgaaaagagttaaaaaaaagatcttgtaagtttgttgttaaaatttatattatagtataacataaattatataagttatgttaatattatcatttcaCTATTACGTACACTATTATAGTTCATTTCattatgtataatgtatacataatagAATATATCTGTTTCTAGTTTTAAAGGAGATTGATAAAGATTCCTGTCAATTAACTTCGTCAGAGAACATTAATGATCTTGAAATGGATATAGAAGACTCACGATCCGAAATCATAAATCCTTTAGAGAATGttgatgataatataaatcCTTTGGAGAATGCTGATGATAGTATAAATCCTTTAGAGAATGTTGatgataatatagaaaatcttAAGGATAATGATATTGAAATAGAACAATTTGAAGCTACAGATACTCAGTTATATGGAAAAAACTTCGAGGCTAAGGTAAATATTCTAATGCTCGGTTTATCAAtatagattaactttaatctcatTAGTTTAActttcttcatctttttctagttcgaagaattagaaaaagatgaagagcAAGTTAAACTAAGATTATAtagttaatctacgttggtgaAATCGGGCATAAATGggattatttattgtacagtaaatattaatttaatttttaattgaatttcatgattaataaatgcaaaatcatactgtaaattattaaacataagaaaattgattgcaGATGGTACACTTAAAGGATAATTTCtattgtagaaatataatatattatgcagcAATAGGGAATTCTCATAGATCATCGCAGATAGCTAGAAGACTTTTAACGGGAGTGTTTAAAAaggaaacattaattaattgtactcTGACTGGACAAACTCCTAGATCACAAGGAAAAGACCGACAAAATCTTAAAATCTCATATTTACATCCTTTTGCAATTAAAGCAATAGTtggtaagtaataattttttacattattataatcttaataaattacaataaatagaaatttttattataaaaaagtttgtaatagatttttaaattcataaaattacatttttagatttttctatTGAGTACGGGGCCAAACATGGTTGGAtcatacaaacaaaaaaagatttacatCGAGCTATAACACAAAGGAttggagaaataaaaagagaagcaAGAAATAATGAGTAAAGAGAGTAACCTcgtttttacacaatttttttatcgtttacgtagatatttcagttttttttttaaatttataaaagcacttgattattaattttatttgaattttttttatgtaatatatatttaaaagtataatatattgactaTAAATGGAACTTAAAAATACTAAGAAGAATACgagtttcaaatttattaaataatatagtttttgtTTCGTTTTGACTCTATTATTGTATACGTTTCAAAAGGTCTGCGCTATTTTCTCTTCGCGTGTATGACAAAGTGCTTTCTACATTCATCACATTACACATGTTTGCAATACatgaaaaaagattaatctctctattgcaaattataataatgatgttgatttattttatttcttttattgaaaaatttaagtattctgaatattgttttatatatataagtatattttatatatgagattgtttttataaattaataaatattataaataaataatctattcgtaaaaatatatcgtcCCCCTTATGCAATCTAATCTCTGATAAGTCTCCCTTATGCAAATCTAATCTTTGATGAGTCTATTTttgtagtaaataaaaaaatcaaaatacttTCCCCTAATGTCAAAACCATGaatgtgcaaatttttttaacctcgtttttttttataaaatttattttatgctacttgattttgtatttacagAGTTTCAGAGTCTAAGATACCATAGAAGTACCTAAGATCTAAAGTATTCTAGGTATTctttaaaactatataaatactaaatcaagtagcataaaataatttcacaaaaaaaaaaacaatgttgaaaaaaatgtgcacATTCATAGTTTTGGCATGAGAGGGACGAtattttggtttttttaatttactacaAAAATAGACCCATCAAAGATTAgatctaattataattgtaaaaatatataattgtatctaATCATAGATATATATGAAGTATGCATAATAcgatctaattatatataattaaaaacaattttatctgtttatatgtaattagaTCAGGTCAAAATccatacataattatatctacaaaattatatataattatatataactggatataaactttttttcccgggtatttaatttttttatcttttttaattgaattttttttaatgtactaATGCGACATGTAATATGATAATGTAGTAGTTCtctatacatattattattacattgataGCAATAACAAGCGAAAAGTCAATAAGCTATTTTACAACTTGACATTTAGccttataaatatacattttcaatgaatagtaaaattttgaaacttgtTACTGATATCCCAGAACAATGACTTGTTATTTAACAACTAatgctatttaaaattattttaattacacaagTTTGTATAAATCAATACttgtgtttatttaataataaaattcatgtCAGCAACAGTCATGTTTAACATAATGATAGAATCGAAtacttttagaaatttaattttgtagtaTTGGTAATAGTACGGCTAGTAAATAAAGCAGCATGCATTCCAAATTTCTAAATACATATGCGCATGCaagtattatatgtacatttgtTAACTTATCGCTCACTACTTACCATGtaacagttttaaaatacgtatttacaaaatttagaagaaaaacaattgcaagaaataaaagtaaaa
The Linepithema humile isolate Giens D197 unplaced genomic scaffold, Lhum_UNIL_v1.0 unplaced_2, whole genome shotgun sequence genome window above contains:
- the LOC137001856 gene encoding uncharacterized protein, whose product is MLFETRKELKKRSFLKEIDKDSCQLTSSENINDLEMDIEDSRSEIINPLENVDDNINPLENADDSINPLENVDDNIENLKDNDIEIEQFEATDTQLYGKNFEAKMVHLKDNFYCRNIIYYAAIGNSHRSSQIARRLLTGVFKKETLINCTLTGQTPRSQGKDRQNLKISYLHPFAIKAIVDFSIEYGAKHGWIIQTKKDLHRAITQRIGEIKREARNNE